The following proteins come from a genomic window of Candidatus Bipolaricaulis sibiricus:
- a CDS encoding Glucose-1-phosphate adenylyltransferase, translating into MTQVLTFVMAGGRGERLHPLTRDRAKPAVPFAGLYRIIDFTLTNCLHSGLRHILVLTQYKSLSLERHLHHGWSLFSQALGEFLIAVPPQQRTAEHWYLGTADAIWQNWYSVERFAMERGAPNAILILAGDHVYKMDYRPMVQFHREHDADLTVGVLSVPLPEAAGQLGVLAVDEGLRVQRFQEKPAEPAPSPENPAVCLASMGIYVFRPEVLARRLEEDAAIPTSSHDFGKDVINRMVGEDRVFAFPFERGNRNPVPYWRDVGTLDAYWEAHMDLVAITPLFNLYDREWPIHTYHEPWPPAKTVHEEPGRTGTAVSSLLSPGCIVSGSTVVRSILSPGVRVNSFATVEESVLLSGVDVGRGARVRRTIVDKGARIPPGESVGYNVDQDRERFTVTDRGIVVIPKEARF; encoded by the coding sequence ATGACCCAGGTGCTCACGTTCGTGATGGCCGGTGGTCGGGGCGAGCGGCTGCACCCCCTCACCCGCGATCGGGCGAAGCCCGCGGTTCCGTTTGCCGGGCTGTACCGGATCATCGACTTCACGCTCACGAACTGCCTCCACTCCGGGCTCCGCCACATCCTCGTCCTCACCCAGTACAAGTCGCTGTCGCTTGAGCGCCACCTCCACCACGGGTGGAGCCTGTTCAGCCAGGCACTGGGGGAGTTCCTGATCGCGGTGCCGCCGCAGCAACGGACCGCGGAGCACTGGTACCTCGGGACCGCGGACGCAATCTGGCAGAACTGGTATTCGGTCGAACGCTTCGCGATGGAACGGGGGGCTCCGAACGCGATCCTCATCCTGGCCGGAGATCACGTGTACAAGATGGACTACCGCCCGATGGTTCAGTTTCATCGGGAGCACGACGCGGACCTCACGGTGGGTGTCCTCTCCGTCCCGCTTCCCGAGGCCGCGGGGCAGCTCGGGGTGCTCGCTGTGGACGAAGGGCTCCGCGTCCAACGATTCCAGGAGAAGCCGGCCGAGCCTGCCCCGTCGCCCGAGAACCCCGCGGTGTGCCTCGCCTCGATGGGGATCTACGTGTTCCGCCCGGAGGTCCTTGCCCGGAGGCTCGAGGAAGACGCCGCAATCCCAACCTCGTCGCACGATTTCGGTAAGGACGTGATCAACCGAATGGTGGGGGAGGACCGGGTGTTCGCGTTCCCGTTCGAGCGTGGAAACAGGAACCCCGTTCCCTACTGGCGCGACGTGGGAACGCTCGATGCCTACTGGGAGGCCCACATGGACCTCGTGGCGATCACCCCTTTGTTCAACCTCTACGACCGGGAGTGGCCGATCCATACCTACCACGAACCATGGCCGCCCGCAAAGACGGTTCACGAGGAACCCGGACGGACGGGAACGGCGGTGAGCTCGCTCCTCTCACCGGGGTGCATCGTGTCCGGATCGACCGTGGTGCGGTCCATTCTGTCGCCCGGCGTGCGGGTCAACAGCTTCGCCACCGTCGAGGAGTCGGTCCTTCTGTCCGGGGTCGACGTGGGTCGCGGGGCGCGGGTCCGACGGACAATCGTGGACAAGGGGGCACGCATCCCGCCTGGGGAGAGCGTCGGCTACAATGTCGACCAGGACAGGGAGCGGTTCACCGTCACCGACCGGGGGATCGTGGTCATCCCCAAGGAAGCTCGCTTCTAG
- a CDS encoding Arginyl-tRNA synthetase, producing the protein MRLEALVRAAVEQALAASGDSASLDVPVERTSKPEHGDLCTRVAFLLSRERGQPPDAIARDLAARLAGQPAFHRVEAAGGFVNVTLRTATLHEVLREVLGEGAQYGRGTEGAGKTVQIEFVSSNPTGPLTIGHLRQAALGDVLASLYDQLGWTCVREYYLNDEGRQMELLARSLWARYCQALGHDEPVPDDGYHGEYLVALGEELAQAWGSRYPKWDNAAHDAFRAEAVARMMQMIHEDLEAIGVRFDVWTKEGDLHRRGLVQETLAELQKRGVVYERDGALWLASTQHGLARDPVLIRADGTPTYTMVDIAYHLDKVRRGFDLVVDVQGADHVDEQRQVQLALRILGVRDGFLRYCLHQFVTLKGEAGIQRMSTRAGRFLRLQDLVNEVGRDVARYFMVMRKPGSHLVFDYDLARDTSMENPVYYVQYAHTRIASVFREAAKAGGQPVDFRAVDLSPLDDRRELDMIKELDRFPDVVRSAAHEFAPHLLCEYLEGLSGLLHPYYAHVRILGQGPVTPARLALLAGVQLVLGRGLAILGVSAPEAM; encoded by the coding sequence ATGCGGCTCGAAGCGTTGGTGCGGGCTGCGGTGGAACAAGCCCTTGCCGCATCGGGAGACTCCGCATCGCTCGATGTACCCGTAGAGCGCACGTCCAAACCCGAGCACGGTGACCTCTGTACCCGGGTCGCGTTTCTCCTGTCGCGCGAACGGGGTCAGCCACCGGATGCGATCGCGCGCGATCTCGCCGCGCGGCTGGCCGGACAACCGGCGTTCCACAGGGTCGAAGCTGCAGGAGGGTTCGTCAACGTGACGCTTCGCACCGCAACGCTCCACGAGGTCTTGCGGGAGGTCCTCGGCGAGGGAGCGCAGTACGGACGGGGCACCGAGGGAGCCGGCAAGACCGTCCAGATCGAGTTCGTGTCCTCGAATCCCACTGGGCCGCTCACGATCGGGCACCTCCGCCAGGCAGCGCTGGGGGATGTCCTGGCTTCGCTCTACGACCAGCTGGGGTGGACGTGCGTCCGCGAGTACTACCTGAACGACGAGGGCCGCCAGATGGAGCTTCTCGCCCGGTCGCTGTGGGCAAGGTACTGCCAGGCCTTGGGGCACGACGAGCCTGTTCCCGACGACGGGTACCACGGCGAGTACCTGGTCGCCCTGGGCGAGGAGCTGGCCCAAGCGTGGGGGAGCCGTTACCCGAAGTGGGACAACGCGGCCCACGACGCGTTCCGCGCCGAGGCGGTGGCGCGGATGATGCAGATGATCCACGAGGACCTCGAAGCGATTGGGGTCCGATTCGATGTGTGGACCAAGGAGGGCGATCTCCACCGGCGGGGGCTGGTTCAGGAGACCCTCGCCGAGCTGCAGAAGCGGGGGGTCGTGTACGAGCGAGACGGCGCGCTGTGGTTGGCCAGCACCCAGCACGGCCTGGCCCGCGACCCCGTGCTCATCCGCGCGGACGGAACTCCAACCTACACCATGGTGGACATCGCCTACCATCTGGACAAGGTCCGCCGCGGGTTCGACCTCGTCGTGGACGTCCAGGGGGCTGACCACGTCGATGAGCAGCGGCAGGTCCAGCTTGCGTTGCGGATTCTCGGGGTCCGGGACGGGTTCCTGCGGTACTGTTTGCACCAGTTCGTGACCCTGAAGGGAGAGGCAGGCATCCAGCGGATGTCCACGCGGGCGGGCCGTTTCCTCCGCCTGCAGGATCTCGTGAACGAGGTCGGCCGCGACGTGGCCCGGTACTTCATGGTCATGCGCAAGCCCGGAAGTCACCTCGTGTTCGACTACGACCTCGCGCGCGACACAAGCATGGAGAACCCGGTCTACTACGTTCAGTATGCTCATACGCGCATCGCGTCCGTGTTCCGCGAGGCGGCGAAGGCTGGTGGGCAGCCCGTGGATTTTCGCGCGGTGGACCTCTCCCCGCTCGACGATCGCCGTGAGCTCGACATGATCAAGGAGCTCGACCGATTCCCCGACGTGGTCCGGTCCGCCGCTCACGAGTTCGCCCCGCACCTCCTGTGCGAGTACCTCGAGGGTCTGAGCGGGCTCCTCCACCCGTACTACGCCCACGTGCGGATCCTTGGCCAAGGTCCGGTGACCCCGGCCCGGCTCGCTCTGCTGGCTGGAGTTCAGCTTGTCCTGGGTCGTGGGCTGGCGATCTTGGGGGTCTCGGCCCCCGAGGCGATGTAG
- a CDS encoding Membrane protein insertion efficiency factor YidD → METEHPHHGDRLSVVRRARRGAAWGIRAYQRYVSPFLPQRCRFAPSCSEYARQAILRHGILRGGSLALRRLVRCGPWHPGGHDPVP, encoded by the coding sequence ATGGAAACAGAGCATCCTCATCACGGCGACCGCCTATCTGTGGTGAGACGGGCCAGGCGGGGAGCCGCCTGGGGGATCCGTGCGTACCAGCGATACGTCTCGCCCTTTCTGCCCCAGAGGTGCCGGTTTGCGCCGTCGTGCTCCGAGTACGCCCGCCAGGCGATCCTCCGGCATGGCATCCTCCGGGGGGGGAGCCTCGCACTGCGCCGGCTGGTGCGGTGTGGCCCCTGGCACCCCGGCGGGCATGACCCGGTGCCCTAG
- a CDS encoding Signal recognition particle receptor FtsY — protein MPDERTTIWDRLRRGLARTRDGLLGPLQAAQGGAGPELLDRVEEVLLSADVGPDDTTAIMTQLQAAVSSRAADWDTVKDALEGALRTVLRDAERNVTLSGPRPTTLMFVGVNGSGKTTTVAKVARRLARDGARPLLVAADTFRAAAIDQLVRLGEEVGVEVLAQRPGSDPGAVVHDALEHARTAGYDVVLIDTAGRLQTKRPLMEELGKVRRVAERLLGRPPDERVLVVDATVGQNAISQAALFHEAVGLTGLAVTKLDGTARGGAVIPIARSLALPILWIGVGEGLDDLEAFRTEEFVRALIRG, from the coding sequence ATGCCCGACGAACGAACGACGATCTGGGACCGCCTGCGCCGCGGGCTTGCCCGCACCCGGGACGGGCTCCTCGGTCCGCTCCAGGCCGCCCAGGGAGGGGCTGGACCGGAGCTCTTGGACCGGGTGGAGGAGGTCCTGCTGTCCGCGGATGTCGGTCCCGACGACACCACGGCGATCATGACCCAGCTGCAAGCGGCTGTCTCGTCACGGGCCGCGGATTGGGACACCGTGAAGGACGCACTGGAGGGAGCGCTGCGCACAGTGCTCCGAGACGCCGAGCGCAACGTGACCCTCAGCGGGCCACGGCCGACGACGCTCATGTTCGTCGGGGTCAACGGATCCGGCAAGACGACCACGGTTGCCAAGGTGGCGCGTCGGCTCGCGCGCGATGGTGCCCGGCCCCTCCTCGTGGCGGCTGACACGTTTCGCGCCGCGGCAATCGACCAGCTGGTCCGCCTGGGGGAAGAGGTCGGCGTTGAGGTGCTCGCCCAGCGGCCTGGGTCAGACCCGGGCGCTGTGGTGCACGATGCGCTGGAGCACGCACGTACCGCCGGATATGATGTGGTCCTGATTGACACTGCCGGGCGCCTGCAGACGAAGCGACCGCTGATGGAGGAGCTGGGCAAGGTCCGTCGGGTGGCGGAACGCTTGCTCGGACGGCCTCCCGACGAGCGCGTTCTCGTTGTGGATGCGACCGTGGGACAGAACGCAATCTCCCAGGCTGCGCTCTTCCACGAGGCCGTGGGACTGACGGGTCTGGCGGTGACGAAGCTGGACGGGACCGCCCGCGGCGGCGCCGTGATCCCGATTGCCCGTTCGCTCGCCCTGCCGATCCTGTGGATCGGGGTCGGGGAGGGGCTGGATGATCTCGAAGCGTTCCGGACGGAGGAGTTCGTCCGCGCGCTGATACGGGGGTAA
- a CDS encoding Fructose-bisphosphate aldolase class II: MPYWGGKELEQVYRRAQEDGFALVASNFSEPNTLLGVLAAHEEAKSDLLVQVTTGAAKYAGGGKPLAGLRALVRYVQAVAAEATVGVFVNLDHVTPDSVDSFIRPALAEGLCSSVMIDASALPFEDNIRATRAVVELARPYGVLVEGELGVIRGVEDHIVADEAFYTDPEQAVEFVRATGVDLLAVSVGTEHGVSVGRELVLRPDLAREIRDRLRGAGLARPLVLHGASGLSTDQVRTLVAAGVCKVNKDTTYQYVYAATAARFLDKHASQILPPAGVVFDPITFDAAGVPWRPNKKLFDPRVLGKEIQGAIRAVALEMITQVGSGGRSIHG; this comes from the coding sequence ATGCCCTACTGGGGAGGCAAGGAACTGGAACAGGTCTACCGCCGTGCCCAAGAGGACGGGTTCGCTCTTGTGGCCAGCAATTTCTCCGAGCCGAACACGCTGCTGGGGGTGCTCGCCGCGCACGAGGAGGCGAAAAGCGATCTTCTCGTTCAGGTGACGACGGGAGCCGCCAAGTACGCGGGAGGGGGAAAGCCACTCGCGGGACTGCGCGCCTTGGTCCGCTACGTGCAGGCTGTGGCCGCTGAAGCCACGGTCGGTGTGTTCGTGAACCTGGACCACGTTACCCCGGACAGCGTCGACTCGTTCATCCGGCCTGCCCTTGCGGAGGGCCTTTGTTCGTCGGTGATGATCGATGCGTCGGCGCTCCCGTTCGAGGACAACATTCGTGCCACGCGAGCTGTGGTTGAACTCGCCCGCCCGTACGGCGTTCTCGTCGAGGGAGAGCTCGGCGTGATCCGAGGAGTGGAGGACCACATCGTCGCCGACGAGGCCTTCTACACTGATCCCGAGCAAGCCGTGGAGTTCGTCCGCGCCACTGGGGTGGACCTCCTCGCCGTGTCCGTGGGGACCGAGCATGGGGTGTCGGTGGGAAGGGAGCTAGTCCTCCGTCCTGACCTCGCGCGGGAGATCCGCGATCGACTGCGAGGGGCGGGGCTGGCCCGGCCCCTTGTCCTCCACGGAGCGTCGGGGCTGTCTACGGACCAAGTGCGGACCCTGGTCGCGGCAGGGGTGTGCAAGGTGAACAAGGACACGACTTACCAGTACGTGTACGCCGCGACGGCAGCGCGGTTCCTGGACAAGCACGCGAGCCAGATCCTCCCCCCGGCCGGTGTTGTGTTCGACCCGATCACGTTTGACGCGGCGGGGGTGCCCTGGAGACCGAACAAGAAGCTGTTCGATCCGCGGGTGCTCGGCAAGGAGATCCAGGGTGCGATCCGCGCGGTGGCGTTGGAGATGATCACCCAAGTGGGTTCGGGAGGACGATCGATCCATGGCTAG
- a CDS encoding 6-phosphofructokinase — protein sequence MASVKRIGVLTGGGDSPGINAAIRAIVRRAKPLGLDVVGFRDGWRGAVEDDLVPLGLPDVGGILHVGGTILGTSRTNPFQKDPTTGTWTPTPKVERILDTLKRRRVDVLIPIGGDDTLGVAHRLASHGVQAVGIPQTIDNDIAGTDYAIGFHSALAVVTEALDRLHTTAHAHHRVLIVEVMGRDSGWIAILGGLAGGADVILAPEEPFSVAEVREALQRRLDTGRRFSIIVVAEGARPVELGSLPLAAEGRVDAFGHPQLGGIGYWLAAELEKTGLPLTPRVTVLSYLQRGGVTTPTDRLLATRLGVAAVEFAIAGKYDVMAALRGLSVVAVPLAEALAGCPKAVSPEFLDLARNMGVR from the coding sequence ATGGCTAGTGTGAAGCGCATCGGGGTTCTGACGGGAGGCGGGGACTCCCCGGGAATCAACGCGGCGATCCGCGCCATCGTGCGCCGGGCCAAACCTCTCGGGCTCGACGTTGTCGGGTTCCGGGACGGATGGCGGGGGGCAGTCGAAGATGATCTCGTTCCGTTGGGCCTTCCCGATGTAGGAGGGATCCTCCACGTGGGGGGTACGATCCTCGGCACGTCGCGAACGAATCCGTTCCAGAAGGACCCGACCACGGGTACCTGGACGCCCACTCCGAAGGTGGAGCGGATCTTGGATACCCTGAAGCGACGCCGCGTCGATGTGTTGATCCCTATCGGCGGCGATGACACGCTCGGTGTGGCGCACCGCCTCGCCTCTCACGGGGTGCAGGCGGTGGGCATTCCCCAGACGATCGACAACGACATCGCGGGCACCGACTACGCGATCGGCTTTCACTCAGCACTAGCGGTGGTCACGGAGGCCCTCGATCGGCTCCACACCACAGCCCACGCCCACCACCGGGTCCTCATCGTGGAAGTCATGGGCCGCGATTCTGGTTGGATCGCGATCCTGGGCGGCCTGGCCGGCGGCGCGGATGTGATCCTCGCTCCCGAGGAACCGTTCTCGGTCGCGGAGGTCCGGGAGGCCCTGCAGCGGCGGCTTGATACAGGTCGACGGTTCTCGATCATCGTGGTGGCCGAGGGAGCCCGCCCGGTCGAGCTTGGCTCCCTGCCGCTCGCCGCCGAGGGTCGGGTCGACGCATTCGGTCACCCCCAGCTCGGCGGAATCGGATACTGGCTCGCTGCGGAGCTGGAGAAGACAGGACTGCCTCTCACCCCACGGGTGACGGTCCTCTCCTACCTCCAGCGGGGGGGGGTCACCACACCCACGGATCGTCTGCTCGCGACCCGCCTCGGGGTTGCCGCTGTGGAGTTCGCCATCGCCGGCAAGTACGATGTGATGGCCGCATTGCGCGGTCTGAGCGTAGTTGCGGTGCCCTTGGCTGAGGCACTGGCGGGCTGTCCGAAGGCGGTCAGCCCCGAGTTCCTCGACCTGGCACGGAACATGGGAGTGAGGTGA
- a CDS encoding N-acyl-L-amino acid amidohydrolase, with protein MIDRVWATIDAVAPAVWDLALKIHGHPEVGYEERQAATWLAEALERGGYRVERGVGGLPTAFRAVHPAARPGPRVALLAEYDALPELGHACGHNLIAAIAIGAALGLAPHKKDLPGALVVIGTPAEEGGGGKITLIEAGLFRDVDAAMMVHPADQTLVDRGSLAITEVEVAFHGVSAHASSEPDKGVNALDAVIQTFIGLNALRQHIRDGARVHGIITHGGLKPNIVPEYAAARFYVRAAENEYRDELVDKLRRCAEGAALATGARLEFKLVGHAYKAIRPNPTLARRFAHHIAALGFPVEEPKGGLGSTDMGDVSWEVPAIHPYIRIGPGVIPGHSRAFCEAARAEPARTAMVAAAKALAAVCLDLWTDPAIAAEMKGKFAGG; from the coding sequence ATGATCGACCGCGTCTGGGCAACGATCGACGCCGTCGCCCCGGCGGTGTGGGACCTAGCCCTCAAGATCCACGGCCACCCCGAGGTCGGGTACGAAGAGCGTCAGGCCGCGACATGGCTCGCTGAGGCGCTCGAGCGCGGCGGATACCGCGTCGAGCGGGGTGTGGGTGGTCTGCCCACGGCGTTTCGTGCTGTTCACCCGGCGGCCCGGCCCGGGCCTCGGGTCGCGCTCCTCGCTGAGTACGATGCCCTCCCCGAACTCGGTCACGCCTGCGGCCACAACCTCATCGCGGCGATCGCGATTGGAGCAGCGTTGGGGCTTGCGCCGCACAAGAAGGATCTGCCGGGGGCCCTCGTCGTCATCGGGACTCCGGCCGAGGAGGGCGGCGGTGGGAAGATCACGCTCATCGAGGCCGGCCTGTTCAGGGACGTCGACGCGGCGATGATGGTCCATCCGGCTGACCAGACCCTCGTCGACCGGGGATCGCTGGCGATCACGGAGGTCGAGGTTGCGTTTCATGGAGTCTCGGCCCACGCTTCGTCCGAGCCCGACAAGGGCGTCAACGCGCTCGATGCCGTGATCCAGACGTTCATCGGGCTCAACGCCCTTCGGCAGCACATCCGCGACGGGGCACGGGTCCACGGGATCATCACCCACGGCGGCCTCAAGCCGAACATCGTCCCGGAGTACGCCGCCGCGCGGTTCTACGTCCGGGCAGCGGAGAACGAGTACCGCGATGAGCTCGTGGACAAGCTCCGTCGCTGTGCGGAGGGCGCGGCCCTCGCCACTGGAGCACGACTTGAGTTCAAGCTCGTTGGCCACGCCTACAAGGCGATCCGCCCCAATCCGACCCTCGCGCGACGCTTTGCCCACCACATCGCGGCCCTCGGGTTCCCCGTGGAGGAGCCGAAGGGCGGACTCGGCTCGACGGACATGGGCGACGTGTCGTGGGAAGTGCCGGCGATCCACCCCTACATCCGGATCGGTCCCGGCGTGATCCCCGGCCACTCCCGCGCGTTCTGCGAGGCGGCTCGGGCCGAGCCAGCGCGGACGGCAATGGTGGCTGCAGCGAAGGCGCTGGCGGCCGTGTGTCTCGACCTCTGGACTGATCCCGCGATTGCCGCGGAGATGAAGGGGAAGTTCGCCGGCGGCTAG
- a CDS encoding Carboxyl-terminal protease encodes MLQRIFLALALVGVLAAGAAPGDVLFAPLGQVYQAIRSYYYRADQVPDSELLHGAIRGVIDALGDPYSTFFTPEEYQGWQDSLSGEYSGVGIEITLRNGRVTVVTPFPGTPAYAGGIRPGDWIVAVDGDSTEGWTLEKTSSRIRGEAGTTVVLTIQREDGTIRDIPLVRQKIVIESVRAEYRAEEKVGYIRILRFDFDTPGLLGKALFSFPLQELVGIVVDLRNNPGGVLSSSVEAASYFIDRGVVVRTRGPSFGERTYSSRGNSVPNLPLAVLVNKGTASASEIMAGAIQDYGVGVLIGTPTFGKGLVQEIVMRLPDGGAIKLTTGEYFTPNGRSVQDVGLTPDLLVERTEGDEGDPELAAALEWIASQAGALTGAGR; translated from the coding sequence ATGCTGCAGAGAATTTTCCTAGCACTGGCGCTCGTGGGGGTGCTCGCCGCGGGCGCGGCCCCCGGCGATGTCCTGTTCGCCCCGTTGGGGCAGGTCTACCAGGCCATTCGCAGTTACTACTACCGTGCGGATCAGGTACCGGATAGCGAGCTCCTTCACGGGGCGATTCGCGGCGTGATCGATGCCCTCGGTGACCCCTACTCGACGTTCTTCACCCCGGAGGAGTACCAAGGATGGCAGGACTCTCTCTCCGGCGAGTACTCGGGGGTCGGCATCGAGATCACGCTCCGCAACGGCCGAGTGACGGTGGTGACCCCGTTCCCGGGCACGCCCGCCTACGCGGGCGGAATCCGCCCGGGCGATTGGATCGTGGCCGTGGACGGTGACTCCACGGAAGGGTGGACCCTCGAAAAGACCTCTTCGCGGATTCGAGGGGAGGCGGGGACGACGGTCGTGCTCACGATCCAGCGCGAGGACGGGACGATCCGCGACATCCCGCTCGTTCGGCAGAAGATCGTGATCGAGTCCGTGCGCGCCGAGTACCGTGCCGAGGAGAAGGTCGGCTACATCAGGATCCTGAGGTTCGACTTCGACACCCCGGGCCTTCTCGGGAAGGCGCTGTTCTCGTTCCCTCTGCAGGAGCTGGTCGGCATCGTGGTTGACCTGCGCAACAACCCCGGAGGCGTTCTGTCCTCGTCGGTGGAGGCGGCAAGTTACTTCATCGATCGCGGAGTCGTGGTTCGGACCCGGGGACCCTCGTTCGGCGAGCGAACCTACAGCTCGCGCGGGAACAGCGTTCCCAACCTGCCGCTGGCTGTCCTGGTCAACAAGGGAACCGCGTCCGCATCTGAGATCATGGCGGGCGCGATTCAGGATTACGGGGTGGGTGTGCTCATCGGCACGCCGACCTTCGGCAAAGGGTTGGTCCAGGAGATCGTGATGCGGCTTCCCGATGGCGGTGCGATCAAGCTCACCACGGGGGAGTACTTCACCCCCAACGGTCGTTCGGTCCAGGACGTGGGTCTCACCCCCGATCTCCTCGTCGAGCGGACGGAAGGAGACGAGGGTGATCCGGAGCTGGCAGCCGCGCTGGAGTGGATCGCCAGTCAAGCGGGGGCTCTGACGGGAGCGGGCCGATGA
- a CDS encoding DNA polymerase IV: MARWILHVDMDAFFASVEQLDEPMLRGRPVVVGGLGPRGVVSTASYEARAYGVHSAMPTARARVLCPNAAFLPPRFSRYEELAKGVRAILASYSPSVEPVSLDEAFVDLTGTEWVRGPVEAAAEGVRHRIQLETGLSCSVGLAPNKLLAKLASEAAKPGGTHVVREEDVDGFLSPLSVGRLWGVGPQTARKLAERGIRTVGDLRAVDASLLHSWFGPTSGTHLWRLARGIDDTPVIASHEPKSLSQEVTFADDLRDEEVIATELRRLASTVVERLAAEQLLATTVRVKIRWSDFTTRTRQVRLPEPTDHPAIIADAAVALLERGNVLAEGGVRLLGVGLAGLVAATFRPGHLFILSGQSREFPSTSGPGSCPQDEDSPGRTPPRCGAGYTISQGGSR, from the coding sequence ATGGCACGGTGGATCCTCCACGTGGACATGGATGCGTTCTTCGCGTCTGTCGAACAGCTCGACGAACCGATGCTCCGCGGCCGCCCGGTCGTGGTGGGCGGGCTTGGCCCGCGCGGCGTCGTGTCGACCGCATCGTACGAGGCCCGGGCATACGGGGTGCATTCAGCGATGCCGACCGCCCGGGCCCGAGTCCTGTGCCCGAACGCCGCGTTCCTTCCTCCACGCTTCTCGCGGTACGAGGAGCTTGCGAAGGGGGTCCGTGCCATTCTCGCGTCGTACAGCCCGTCGGTTGAACCCGTGTCCCTCGACGAGGCATTCGTCGATCTCACCGGGACGGAATGGGTCCGCGGCCCGGTCGAAGCCGCGGCGGAGGGTGTGCGCCACCGGATCCAGCTTGAGACGGGTCTGTCCTGTTCGGTCGGACTGGCTCCGAACAAACTCCTCGCGAAGCTCGCCTCGGAGGCGGCCAAGCCGGGCGGGACTCACGTGGTGCGGGAGGAAGACGTCGACGGGTTTCTCTCACCGCTGTCTGTGGGGAGACTGTGGGGGGTCGGTCCGCAGACGGCGCGGAAGCTGGCGGAGCGGGGGATCCGCACCGTGGGGGACCTGCGGGCTGTGGACGCGAGCCTCCTCCACTCGTGGTTCGGGCCGACGAGCGGCACACACCTGTGGCGACTGGCCCGCGGGATCGACGACACCCCTGTGATTGCGTCGCACGAACCGAAGTCCCTCTCTCAAGAGGTCACCTTCGCAGACGACCTTCGCGACGAGGAGGTGATCGCCACCGAGCTGCGACGGCTGGCGAGCACGGTGGTCGAACGGTTGGCTGCTGAGCAGCTCCTCGCGACGACGGTGCGGGTGAAGATCCGCTGGTCCGACTTCACCACGCGTACCCGCCAGGTCCGACTCCCCGAGCCGACGGACCATCCGGCGATCATCGCGGACGCGGCCGTCGCGTTGCTCGAGCGGGGAAACGTTCTCGCGGAGGGAGGGGTTCGCCTGCTGGGTGTCGGACTGGCCGGGCTCGTCGCGGCAACCTTCCGTCCTGGGCACCTCTTCATCCTCTCCGGTCAGAGCCGGGAGTTCCCCTCAACCTCTGGACCGGGGTCCTGTCCCCAGGACGAGGACAGCCCCGGCAGAACGCCGCCGCGGTGTGGGGCAGGGTATACTATTTCCCAAGGGGGAAGCCGATGA